Proteins from a single region of Sphingomonas morindae:
- a CDS encoding cysteine hydrolase family protein — MTTAWAIIDVQQDYFPGGALPLWRAIETEAAIVAAIADARAAGERILLVRHRNPADAALFAADSAGAALRPAVLAAAGPEAPIVTKSVADAFQGTDLARHLDGIDTLRLCGMMTQNCIVFTALSRATDGLRVQVAPDLCTAPTEQIHRIALRALASKVELVEG, encoded by the coding sequence ATGACGACGGCGTGGGCCATCATCGACGTTCAGCAGGATTATTTCCCCGGCGGCGCGCTGCCCCTGTGGCGCGCCATTGAAACCGAGGCCGCGATCGTCGCGGCGATCGCCGACGCGCGCGCGGCAGGCGAGCGCATCCTCCTCGTCCGCCACCGCAACCCGGCCGATGCCGCGCTGTTCGCCGCCGACAGCGCGGGCGCGGCGCTGCGCCCGGCGGTGCTGGCGGCGGCGGGGCCCGAGGCGCCGATCGTGACGAAGAGCGTCGCCGATGCCTTTCAGGGCACCGATCTCGCCCGCCATCTCGACGGGATCGATACGCTGCGCCTGTGCGGGATGATGACGCAGAACTGCATCGTCTTCACCGCCCTGTCCCGCGCGACCGACGGGCTGCGGGTCCAGGTCGCCCCCGATCTCTGCACCGCGCCCACCGAGCAGATCCACCGCATCGCGCTCCGCGCCCTGGCGAGCAAGGTGGAGCTGGTCGAGGGCTAA
- a CDS encoding sigma-70 family RNA polymerase sigma factor: MTQIFLHQRPGLIRYAAARMGDRAEAEDLIQEAWLLFNAVSGTRPLAEPERYLRRIVRNLVIDRSRRTAVEQRLFQADPGGAAEASPSGDPSALAAIVAREELDLVRQTMAAMPERMRRAVEMHRIQGVTLVEIGARLSISKSRAHELVVEGLERCRRALRRAP, translated from the coding sequence TTGACGCAGATCTTCCTCCATCAGCGACCCGGGTTGATCCGTTATGCCGCCGCGCGGATGGGCGACCGCGCCGAGGCCGAAGACCTGATCCAGGAAGCCTGGCTGCTCTTCAACGCCGTCTCCGGCACGCGGCCGCTTGCCGAACCCGAACGATATCTGCGCCGCATCGTCCGGAACCTCGTCATCGACCGCAGCCGCCGCACAGCCGTCGAGCAGCGGCTCTTTCAGGCGGATCCTGGTGGCGCTGCCGAGGCGTCGCCAAGCGGCGATCCGAGCGCGCTGGCGGCCATCGTCGCCCGCGAGGAGCTGGACCTCGTGCGGCAGACGATGGCGGCCATGCCGGAGCGCATGCGCCGGGCGGTCGAGATGCACCGCATCCAGGGCGTCACGCTGGTCGAGATCGGGGCGCGCCTGTCGATCTCGAAGAGCAGGGCGCACGAACTGGTGGTCGAAGGGCTCGAGCGGTGCCGGCGCGCCCTACGGCGCGCGCCTTGA
- a CDS encoding ArsC family reductase yields MITLYGIKACDTMKKARAWLDAHGVAYAFHDYKTAGIDRARLESWVAEMGWETLLNRAGTSFRRLPEADKQGLDAPRAVALMLAQPSMIKRPVLDMGAARIVGFKPDLYADALAG; encoded by the coding sequence ATGATCACCCTGTATGGCATCAAGGCGTGCGACACGATGAAGAAGGCGCGCGCCTGGCTGGACGCGCACGGCGTCGCCTATGCCTTCCACGATTACAAGACCGCCGGCATCGATCGCGCGCGGCTGGAGTCCTGGGTGGCCGAGATGGGCTGGGAAACGCTGCTCAACCGCGCCGGCACCAGCTTTCGCCGCCTGCCCGAGGCGGACAAGCAGGGGCTCGACGCGCCGCGCGCGGTGGCACTGATGCTGGCCCAGCCCTCGATGATCAAGCGGCCGGTGCTGGATATGGGCGCGGCGCGGATCGTCGGCTTCAAGCCCGATCTCTACGCGGACGCGCTGGCCGGCTGA
- a CDS encoding energy transducer TonB has protein sequence MYSELARLDDPHAAAKFLRQTAAGGGDAPVLGEGGWRARSSYAPPRAARPAGALGALAIVAVALALIFWTARARLIPAAPPARATRLLRFDLPGAAPPSSRNAPARPDPPRREGRPEAARTSDAAAPAPVAQPAPAQAAATTGAPPAFSSGPAREPGAPATAPPAVAPETGTAAAQDGAAAQADAAEAAWLARLLGRLQQFRRYPRAAESAGQQGVVTVAILVSREGSVLGVELRRPSGYPLLDMEALATVRRAAPLPPPDAAIRGDPVRVEVPVRFSLDAHRS, from the coding sequence ATGTACTCTGAACTGGCTCGCCTCGACGATCCGCACGCCGCCGCCAAATTTCTGCGGCAGACCGCCGCGGGCGGCGGCGACGCGCCTGTTCTTGGCGAGGGCGGGTGGCGCGCGCGATCATCCTATGCGCCGCCGCGCGCCGCCCGGCCGGCGGGCGCGCTGGGCGCGCTGGCGATCGTCGCGGTCGCGCTGGCGTTGATCTTCTGGACCGCGCGCGCCCGCCTGATCCCGGCGGCGCCGCCGGCGCGCGCGACACGCCTGCTCCGCTTCGATCTCCCCGGCGCGGCGCCGCCTTCTTCCCGCAACGCGCCAGCGAGGCCGGACCCGCCTCGGCGCGAGGGCAGGCCGGAGGCGGCGCGCACGTCCGATGCCGCGGCGCCGGCCCCCGTCGCGCAACCGGCGCCCGCCCAGGCCGCCGCCACGACCGGCGCGCCTCCGGCCTTCTCGAGCGGTCCGGCGCGCGAGCCCGGTGCGCCGGCGACGGCACCGCCGGCCGTGGCGCCCGAAACCGGCACGGCGGCCGCGCAGGACGGCGCCGCCGCGCAGGCGGACGCCGCCGAGGCCGCGTGGCTGGCAAGGCTGCTCGGCCGCCTCCAGCAATTTCGCCGCTACCCGCGCGCCGCCGAGAGCGCCGGCCAGCAAGGCGTTGTCACCGTCGCGATCCTGGTGAGCCGCGAGGGTTCGGTGCTCGGCGTCGAGCTGCGCCGGCCTTCCGGATATCCGCTGCTCGACATGGAGGCGCTCGCCACCGTCCGCCGCGCCGCGCCCCTGCCGCCGCCCGATGCCGCGATCCGGGGCGATCCGGTGCGCGTCGAGGTGCCGGTGCGGTTCTCGCTGGACGCGCACCGCTCCTAG
- a CDS encoding TonB-dependent receptor, producing MLAAVALAGWALPSLAATAPGEAGQSRFAIPAQRLESALAAFGAQSGLQVSIDAAVPADARSGKVSGLLSAPQALARLLAGTGYAGRIKGGIVTVAPERPAAAGTISTGPLHIEGGEPGAATAGAARDARGHDDIYDRDTTTTYMGKDEVERYKGVTSSDVLKGMLGVYSGDARNGGAIDPSVRGISGPGRVPVIVDGTEQALTVWRGYNGASNRAYIDPNLISGIQVQKGPVSERGVDGAIGGAVIIRTLDADDILRTGQAFGIEAKLEGGNNSTAPRWPTLLTGKDYHEVPGFPGSDGTPGSFVYPANDPAVLVKARTREDNDLLSLGDRAARIAMAGRLGRLDLFGAYAYRTHGNYFAGENGFGYYAQADANPDSPGTFIQRMAFNYLPGNEVTNTSSRTSSWLAKLAWHINGVSDLKAGFRDTRASYGDIMPSRIVGWGGTIGSIQWPASHVRAQAYNLDYRLQPGLWWLDLKAGLWDTHTLSETNSNGGYPNAATYTDPILRNTAVASARNDRFGFIASNQFKLGSRLDLLVQGNWQREVLRPRSASAIEAATTCASFFCGNYRSGRREEYRIDLKSEWRPFRFLKLNAGATYAGFRSDDDRLRNAVKDGSLPSVQSTIGYVSYIYFNTQNQADYRRRVYARILNGGADADATPDLLAAVAAEADRIAQGYEASDNGWSLFPVYLDPVFADANGRYSRADIPCLNGSYNDRSKYDLARGCTLSPITIFRQLNLADTQLSSRNWAPTASATLYITESSRAYVRYAEASRYPSLFESTIGFSQSLNPSVRLRPEHAHAFEAAFIQDLRPLLHLQDQHKADLKLVFYRNVTTDVIERDTHLKASNIAKQILSGLEVQARYDNGWLFGDFGYAHVLTNKACDATRAITTDIIKFRVPDCVKYGFYRGYLLTQAAPDNSLNVTLGARMLQRRLEFGPRFVWYSRYKNALLERLLDPADPINGYALNVPYAWGANLTVDAYVRFRISPRFTAEINGTNLTDRYYGDPLTRSLNPAPGRTLRFSLTGRL from the coding sequence ATGCTGGCTGCCGTGGCGCTGGCGGGATGGGCGCTGCCGTCGCTCGCCGCGACCGCGCCGGGCGAGGCGGGGCAAAGCCGGTTCGCAATTCCGGCCCAGCGGCTGGAAAGCGCGCTCGCCGCGTTCGGCGCGCAATCGGGTCTTCAGGTCAGCATCGATGCGGCCGTGCCGGCCGACGCGCGGAGCGGCAAGGTGTCCGGCCTGCTTTCGGCGCCGCAAGCGCTCGCCCGGCTGCTTGCCGGCACGGGCTATGCAGGCCGCATCAAGGGCGGGATCGTCACCGTCGCGCCCGAGAGACCGGCCGCCGCCGGCACGATCAGCACGGGTCCGCTGCATATCGAGGGCGGCGAGCCGGGCGCGGCAACCGCCGGAGCGGCGCGCGACGCACGCGGCCACGACGATATCTACGATCGCGACACCACCACGACCTATATGGGAAAGGACGAGGTCGAGCGCTACAAGGGCGTGACCTCGTCGGACGTGCTCAAGGGCATGCTCGGCGTCTATAGCGGCGACGCGCGCAATGGCGGTGCGATCGACCCCAGCGTGCGCGGCATCTCCGGCCCCGGCCGCGTGCCCGTGATCGTCGACGGGACCGAACAGGCGCTGACCGTGTGGCGCGGCTATAACGGCGCGAGCAACCGCGCCTATATCGATCCCAATCTGATCTCGGGCATCCAGGTGCAAAAAGGCCCCGTCTCCGAGCGCGGGGTGGATGGCGCGATCGGCGGCGCGGTGATCATCCGCACGCTCGACGCGGACGACATCCTGCGCACGGGCCAGGCGTTCGGCATCGAGGCCAAGCTCGAGGGCGGCAACAACTCCACCGCGCCGCGCTGGCCGACCCTGCTCACGGGCAAGGATTATCACGAGGTGCCCGGCTTTCCGGGCTCGGACGGAACACCGGGCTCCTTCGTCTATCCCGCCAATGACCCGGCCGTCCTGGTGAAGGCGCGGACCCGCGAGGACAATGACCTGCTGTCGCTGGGCGACAGGGCCGCGCGGATCGCGATGGCGGGCCGGCTTGGCAGGCTCGATCTGTTCGGCGCCTATGCCTACCGCACCCATGGCAATTATTTCGCGGGCGAGAACGGCTTCGGCTATTATGCGCAGGCCGACGCCAATCCGGACTCGCCCGGTACCTTCATTCAGCGGATGGCGTTCAACTATCTGCCGGGCAACGAGGTCACCAACACCTCGTCGCGAACCTCGTCCTGGCTGGCGAAGCTCGCCTGGCATATCAACGGCGTGTCCGATCTCAAGGCGGGCTTCCGCGACACGCGCGCCAGCTATGGCGACATCATGCCGTCGCGCATCGTCGGCTGGGGTGGAACGATCGGATCAATCCAGTGGCCGGCCAGCCATGTCCGGGCCCAAGCCTATAATCTCGATTACCGGCTTCAGCCCGGTCTATGGTGGCTCGATCTGAAAGCGGGTCTGTGGGACACGCACACGCTCAGCGAGACAAACAGCAATGGCGGCTATCCCAACGCCGCCACCTATACCGACCCGATCCTGCGCAACACGGCTGTCGCGAGCGCGCGCAACGATCGGTTCGGGTTCATCGCCAGCAACCAGTTCAAGCTGGGATCACGCCTGGACCTGCTGGTGCAGGGCAATTGGCAGCGGGAAGTGCTGCGGCCGCGGAGCGCCTCCGCGATAGAGGCCGCGACGACCTGTGCGTCCTTCTTCTGCGGCAATTACCGATCCGGGCGCCGCGAGGAATATCGTATCGATCTCAAGAGCGAATGGCGGCCGTTCCGCTTCCTCAAACTCAACGCCGGCGCGACCTACGCCGGCTTCCGCTCGGATGATGACCGCCTCCGCAACGCCGTAAAGGACGGCAGTCTACCTTCGGTGCAATCCACGATCGGGTATGTTTCCTACATTTACTTCAACACGCAGAATCAGGCCGATTACCGCCGGCGTGTCTACGCGAGAATACTTAATGGAGGCGCTGACGCAGACGCGACCCCCGATTTGCTTGCCGCGGTGGCCGCTGAAGCCGATCGGATCGCGCAGGGCTATGAGGCGTCCGACAATGGCTGGAGCCTTTTCCCGGTCTATCTGGACCCGGTCTTCGCCGACGCGAACGGTCGCTATAGTCGCGCCGACATACCGTGCCTGAACGGCAGCTATAACGACCGATCAAAATATGATCTGGCGCGCGGCTGCACGCTATCCCCCATCACGATTTTCCGTCAGCTCAATCTCGCGGATACGCAGCTTTCCAGTCGCAACTGGGCGCCGACGGCATCGGCCACCCTGTACATCACCGAGTCCAGCCGCGCCTATGTCCGCTATGCCGAGGCCTCTCGCTATCCCAGCCTCTTCGAGAGCACCATCGGCTTCTCGCAATCCTTGAATCCGTCGGTCAGGCTGCGGCCGGAACATGCTCACGCTTTCGAGGCGGCGTTCATCCAGGATTTGCGGCCGCTGCTTCACCTCCAGGATCAGCACAAGGCCGATCTCAAGCTCGTCTTCTACCGCAACGTCACCACGGATGTCATCGAACGCGACACCCACCTTAAGGCGTCCAACATCGCCAAGCAGATCCTTTCGGGGCTTGAGGTGCAGGCCCGCTATGACAATGGCTGGCTGTTCGGCGATTTCGGCTATGCGCATGTGCTGACCAACAAGGCGTGCGACGCCACCCGGGCCATCACGACCGACATCATCAAATTTCGCGTACCCGACTGCGTCAAATACGGCTTCTACCGTGGATATCTGCTCACCCAGGCCGCGCCCGACAATTCGCTCAACGTCACGCTCGGCGCCCGGATGCTGCAGCGGCGGCTCGAATTCGGCCCCCGCTTCGTCTGGTACAGCCGCTACAAGAACGCGCTCCTTGAGCGTCTGCTGGATCCCGCAGACCCGATCAATGGCTATGCCTTGAACGTGCCCTATGCCTGGGGCGCCAACCTGACCGTGGACGCCTATGTGCGCTTCCGGATCAGCCCGCGCTTCACCGCGGAGATCAACGGCACCAATCTCACCGATCGCTATTACGGCGATCCGCTGACCCGCTCGCTCAACCCCGCGCCGGGTCGGACGCTCCGGTTCAGCCTGACCGGCCGCTTATGA
- a CDS encoding biliverdin-producing heme oxygenase, protein MTKLIVEGAPLLHEESRAKRLKALTCEQHAQLDSALSQADTFASVEAYGRFLVMQLQFHRAVDALYRHPRLQALIPQLVERRRLPLVALDLSDLGLSAPPPVQPPVFAEAAPIEVATALGWLYVAEGSNLGASLLRKQVAKIGLSDDFGARHLAPAREGPAEQWRRFVEALDAAPLSVVDDARAGAGAREAFALVRSLADRHIF, encoded by the coding sequence ATGACCAAACTGATCGTCGAAGGCGCGCCCCTCCTGCACGAGGAAAGCCGCGCCAAGCGGCTCAAGGCCCTGACCTGCGAGCAGCACGCGCAGCTCGACTCCGCGCTCAGCCAGGCAGACACCTTCGCGAGTGTCGAAGCCTATGGCCGCTTCCTCGTTATGCAGCTGCAGTTCCACCGGGCGGTGGACGCGCTCTACCGGCATCCCCGGCTGCAAGCGCTGATCCCGCAGCTGGTGGAGCGCCGACGCCTGCCGCTCGTCGCGCTCGACCTGTCGGATCTTGGCCTGAGCGCGCCGCCGCCGGTTCAGCCGCCGGTCTTCGCGGAAGCGGCGCCGATCGAGGTCGCCACCGCGCTGGGCTGGCTCTATGTCGCCGAAGGATCGAACCTCGGCGCCAGTCTGCTCCGCAAGCAGGTGGCGAAGATCGGGCTTTCGGACGATTTCGGCGCGCGGCACCTGGCGCCGGCCCGGGAAGGGCCGGCCGAGCAGTGGCGCCGCTTCGTCGAGGCGCTCGACGCCGCGCCGCTGAGCGTGGTCGACGATGCGCGGGCCGGCGCCGGCGCGCGCGAAGCCTTCGCCCTCGTCCGGTCGCTCGCCGATCGTCACATCTTCTGA
- a CDS encoding surface lipoprotein assembly modifier: MLCMIATPGGARAQPTAPLDTGLRLGEAAERRKAAADARAAAAAADTAAIAIDGAPQDGGSNANDLGAALYLSLVRQRWAEARRLLDAYRTLPDRDAALLLYAEAALARAQGDLARATDTYRALLARQPDLLPARLELARALFLDHRDREAARLFDDLRRELATQGDKAAGVLRTVELFRGALRKRRGVQAMLSIGPGYSSNLNQSSASATCLLAGDDGGCLIDRKVPAPIAAAGINIEANAAWRRPLGGRSGIAARALLFGDVYPGNHAYSQTSLSLYAGYDRRSARTGLVLAPSYDLGTLGAARLYEAWGGHGEFGVAIGPRALVRLEANLRHFAYRRDDYQDFSGRQADLALTGWYTLPHGWTLFAGPDLVDKSARDAVNAYRQYGGRVGLVKTIGAAAELLLTASVRQRDYAAYSALLDATRRDTEQTYSLLARWPGLRLAGFSPSLLAQHGRTASTVDWLYAYRRTSLSVRIDHVL; the protein is encoded by the coding sequence ATGCTCTGCATGATCGCGACGCCGGGCGGTGCGCGGGCGCAGCCGACGGCTCCTCTCGACACGGGGCTGCGGCTCGGCGAAGCGGCCGAGCGCCGCAAGGCCGCGGCCGACGCGCGCGCCGCCGCGGCGGCGGCCGATACCGCCGCGATCGCGATCGACGGCGCGCCCCAGGACGGAGGCTCCAACGCCAATGATCTCGGCGCAGCGCTCTATCTCTCGCTGGTCCGGCAGCGCTGGGCGGAGGCGCGCCGCCTTCTCGACGCCTATCGCACGCTGCCCGATCGCGACGCGGCGTTGCTGCTCTATGCCGAGGCGGCGCTGGCGCGCGCGCAGGGCGATCTGGCGCGGGCGACCGACACCTATCGTGCGCTGCTCGCGCGCCAGCCGGACTTGCTGCCGGCGCGGCTCGAACTCGCGCGCGCGCTCTTTCTGGATCATCGCGACCGGGAGGCGGCGCGGCTGTTCGACGATCTCCGGCGCGAACTCGCCACCCAGGGGGACAAGGCGGCGGGCGTGCTGCGGACGGTCGAGCTATTCCGGGGCGCGCTGCGCAAAAGACGCGGCGTGCAAGCCATGCTCTCGATCGGGCCGGGCTATAGCTCCAACCTCAACCAATCCTCGGCCAGCGCCACCTGTCTGCTCGCCGGAGACGATGGCGGCTGCCTGATCGACCGCAAGGTGCCCGCGCCGATCGCGGCGGCGGGGATCAACATCGAAGCCAATGCCGCCTGGCGCCGCCCGCTCGGCGGGCGGAGCGGCATCGCCGCGCGCGCGCTGCTGTTCGGCGATGTCTATCCGGGCAACCATGCCTATAGCCAGACATCGCTGTCGCTCTACGCCGGCTATGACCGGCGCTCGGCGCGGACGGGGCTGGTGCTGGCGCCGTCCTATGATCTTGGCACGCTCGGGGCGGCGCGGCTGTACGAGGCCTGGGGCGGCCATGGCGAATTCGGCGTGGCGATCGGCCCGCGCGCTTTGGTGCGGCTCGAGGCCAATCTGCGCCACTTCGCCTATCGCCGCGATGACTACCAGGATTTCAGCGGGCGCCAGGCCGATCTCGCGCTCACCGGCTGGTACACGCTGCCGCATGGCTGGACGCTGTTCGCCGGCCCGGACCTGGTCGACAAAAGCGCGCGCGATGCGGTCAACGCCTATCGGCAATATGGCGGGCGCGTCGGCCTGGTGAAGACAATCGGCGCGGCGGCCGAGCTGCTGCTGACGGCCTCGGTGCGGCAGCGCGACTATGCGGCCTATAGCGCGCTGCTCGACGCGACTCGGCGCGATACCGAGCAGACTTACAGCCTGCTCGCGCGATGGCCCGGCCTGCGCCTGGCCGGCTTCAGCCCCAGCCTGCTCGCCCAGCATGGCCGCACCGCCAGCACGGTCGATTGGCTCTACGCCTATCGCCGCACCAGCCTCAGCGTCAGGATCGATCATGTACTCTGA
- the panB gene encoding 3-methyl-2-oxobutanoate hydroxymethyltransferase, with the protein MSTSFTLDAATSRATPTPTPMKRLTVPAIRARKPDMRPVAEPIVMLTAYTARMAQILDPHCDMLLVGDSLAQVIYGLPSTLPVSLDMMAAHGAAVVRGSWHSVVVIDMPFGSYEASPEQAFAAAARLLKESGAAAVKLEGGEAMAPTVAFLAARGIPVVGHVGLTPQAVNALGGYGARGREPAEEAKILADARAIAEAGCFALVVEGVMEPLAVAITGAVPCPVIGIGASAACDGQVLVIDDMLGMFERTARFVKRYDEFAGRIDAAAARYAAEVRARAFPETAHIYAPKP; encoded by the coding sequence ATGTCGACCAGCTTCACGCTCGATGCCGCGACCAGCCGCGCCACGCCCACGCCGACTCCGATGAAGCGGCTGACGGTGCCCGCCATCCGCGCGCGCAAGCCGGACATGCGCCCGGTGGCGGAGCCGATCGTGATGCTCACCGCCTATACCGCGCGCATGGCGCAGATCCTCGATCCGCATTGCGACATGCTGCTCGTGGGCGACAGCCTCGCCCAGGTGATCTACGGCCTGCCCTCGACGCTGCCGGTGAGCCTGGACATGATGGCCGCGCATGGCGCCGCCGTGGTGCGCGGCTCCTGGCACAGCGTGGTGGTGATCGACATGCCGTTCGGCAGCTACGAGGCCTCGCCCGAACAGGCCTTCGCCGCGGCGGCGCGGCTGCTCAAGGAAAGCGGCGCGGCGGCGGTCAAGCTGGAAGGCGGCGAGGCGATGGCGCCGACCGTGGCCTTTCTGGCGGCGCGGGGCATTCCGGTGGTCGGCCATGTCGGGCTGACGCCGCAGGCGGTGAACGCGCTGGGCGGCTATGGCGCGCGCGGGCGCGAGCCCGCCGAGGAGGCGAAGATCCTCGCCGATGCGCGCGCGATCGCCGAGGCCGGCTGCTTCGCGCTGGTGGTGGAAGGCGTGATGGAGCCCCTGGCGGTGGCGATCACCGGCGCGGTGCCCTGCCCGGTGATCGGCATCGGCGCCTCGGCGGCGTGCGACGGCCAGGTGCTGGTGATCGACGACATGCTCGGCATGTTCGAACGCACCGCGCGGTTCGTGAAGCGGTACGACGAATTCGCCGGGCGGATCGATGCGGCGGCGGCCCGCTATGCGGCCGAGGTGCGCGCCCGCGCCTTCCCCGAGACGGCACATATCTACGCGCCCAAGCCATAG
- a CDS encoding Slam-dependent surface lipoprotein, with product MKIVNLKRLATSVVTMIALAGAAQAQVVDGGSSDASHNKVGLSASFGPMHPSAKKAGLSAQATGIDYYVAFQDLKNDGVTDGNRVTTINNPTSGPNDHRNLGLFHFAQVANNDVWFGEWAGNATSGSTDHTVYYAGTSTGTTVPTSGTASYSVKGINNYAAASGLLSGTFNANFTAKTLTGSIANAAYSVNIGNATITNGGVISSGNASNSAGNTGGSVNGRFFGAGAAALAGIVTFAGARQNDTAFGGTRN from the coding sequence GTGAAAATCGTCAATCTCAAGCGTCTTGCCACCTCTGTCGTGACGATGATTGCCCTTGCCGGCGCCGCCCAGGCGCAGGTGGTGGATGGCGGCAGCAGCGACGCCTCGCACAACAAGGTCGGTCTGAGCGCGAGCTTCGGGCCGATGCATCCGAGTGCGAAAAAGGCTGGGCTCAGCGCGCAAGCGACCGGCATAGATTACTATGTCGCCTTCCAGGATCTGAAGAATGACGGCGTGACCGACGGCAACCGCGTCACCACGATCAACAATCCGACCAGCGGCCCGAACGATCATCGCAATCTCGGCCTGTTCCACTTCGCCCAGGTGGCCAACAACGATGTCTGGTTCGGCGAATGGGCCGGCAATGCCACCTCCGGCAGCACCGATCATACGGTCTATTATGCCGGGACAAGCACGGGCACGACCGTTCCCACGAGCGGAACCGCCAGCTACTCGGTCAAGGGCATCAACAATTATGCCGCCGCAAGCGGTTTGTTGAGCGGCACGTTCAACGCCAACTTCACCGCCAAGACGCTGACCGGCAGCATCGCGAACGCGGCCTACAGCGTCAATATCGGCAACGCGACGATCACGAACGGCGGCGTAATCAGCAGCGGCAACGCCAGCAACTCGGCCGGCAACACCGGAGGCTCGGTCAACGGCCGCTTCTTCGGCGCCGGCGCGGCCGCGCTGGCCGGGATCGTCACCTTCGCCGGTGCACGCCAGAATGACACGGCCTTCGGTGGCACCAGGAACTGA